The following proteins are co-located in the Micromonospora coriariae genome:
- a CDS encoding nitroreductase/quinone reductase family protein, which yields MSVLGTLTRRVGHHRWFGAAARLLVPADRIVGRLTRGRVVALGLIPSLVITTTGRRSGRPRSNPLLYVPDGDAYVVIGSNWGQTHQPGWAMNLLADPAAEVDVKGRRVPVRAEPATGAERDRLWQLLVTEWPAYRTYVQRAGGREIRIFRLMPTGRGAPAGPPPAG from the coding sequence GTGTCAGTGCTGGGAACCCTCACCCGTCGAGTCGGTCACCACCGCTGGTTCGGCGCCGCCGCCCGCCTGCTGGTGCCCGCCGACCGGATCGTCGGCCGGCTCACCCGGGGCCGGGTGGTCGCGCTCGGCCTGATCCCGTCCCTGGTGATCACCACCACCGGCCGCCGCTCCGGCAGGCCGCGCAGCAATCCCCTGCTCTACGTGCCGGACGGCGACGCGTACGTGGTGATCGGCTCCAACTGGGGTCAGACCCACCAGCCCGGCTGGGCGATGAACCTGCTCGCCGATCCGGCCGCCGAGGTGGACGTGAAGGGCCGTCGGGTGCCGGTCCGCGCCGAGCCGGCCACCGGCGCGGAACGGGACCGGCTGTGGCAGCTCCTGGTGACCGAGTGGCCTGCGTACCGCACGTACGTGCAGCGGGCCGGCGGGCGGGAGATTCGCATCTTCCGGCTGATGCCGACCGGGCGCGGCGCGCCGGCCGGCCCGCCACCGGCTGGCTAG
- a CDS encoding STAS domain-containing protein — protein sequence MDQGGAPPVFSASAEINGDHLHVVVAGEVDMATADTMLQTALREPAERITLDLNAVTFFDSAAIHALVRLAQQFPGTLTVLPSRQVRRVLDISGLGEQSWLSPA from the coding sequence GTGGATCAAGGGGGAGCACCACCCGTCTTCTCCGCCAGCGCGGAGATCAACGGTGATCACCTCCACGTGGTGGTGGCCGGCGAGGTCGACATGGCGACCGCCGACACCATGCTCCAGACGGCGCTCCGCGAGCCCGCCGAGCGGATCACCCTCGACCTGAACGCGGTCACCTTCTTCGACTCGGCCGCCATCCACGCCCTGGTCCGACTCGCCCAGCAGTTTCCCGGCACGCTCACCGTGCTGCCGTCCCGGCAGGTCCGTCGGGTGCTGGACATCTCCGGCCTGGGCGAGCAGAGCTGGCTGAGCCCGGCCTGA
- a CDS encoding VIT1/CCC1 transporter family protein, with amino-acid sequence MTDTPAALREAHHADVSGGWLRPAVFGAMDGLVTNIALIAGVGGGGVSPRSIVLTGTAGLVAGAISMGLGEYTSVRSANEQVAAEVAKERRELERHPEAEARELADAWVARGLPRDLATQVAEAVRRDPEEALRVHVREELGVDPDDQPSPWTAAISSFLFFSVGALVPLLTYLFGATELWLALAVGGLGLFAAGAVVARFTNRPWWTSGLRQLVLGAAAAAATYLIGSLIGVQGGL; translated from the coding sequence GTGACCGACACCCCGGCGGCCCTGCGCGAGGCGCACCACGCGGACGTCTCCGGCGGTTGGCTGCGCCCAGCCGTCTTCGGCGCGATGGACGGGCTGGTCACCAACATCGCCCTGATCGCCGGGGTCGGCGGCGGCGGAGTCTCGCCGCGCAGCATCGTGCTGACCGGCACCGCCGGCCTGGTGGCCGGCGCCATCTCGATGGGGCTCGGCGAGTACACCAGCGTGCGTTCGGCCAACGAGCAGGTCGCCGCCGAGGTGGCCAAGGAGCGGCGGGAGCTGGAGCGGCATCCCGAGGCGGAGGCCCGCGAGCTGGCCGACGCGTGGGTCGCCCGCGGCCTGCCGAGGGACCTGGCCACCCAGGTCGCGGAAGCGGTGCGGCGCGATCCCGAGGAGGCGCTACGGGTGCACGTCCGCGAGGAGTTGGGTGTCGATCCCGACGACCAGCCCAGCCCATGGACGGCTGCCATCTCCTCGTTCCTGTTCTTCTCGGTGGGCGCGCTCGTGCCGCTGCTGACGTACCTGTTCGGGGCCACCGAGCTGTGGCTGGCGCTCGCCGTCGGCGGGCTCGGGCTGTTCGCCGCCGGAGCGGTTGTGGCCCGGTTCACCAACCGGCCCTGGTGGACCAGCGGGCTGCGCCAGCTGGTGCTGGGCGCCGCTGCGGCCGCCGCCACCTACCTGATCGGCTCGCTGATCGGCGTGCAGGGCGGGCTGTGA
- the map gene encoding type I methionyl aminopeptidase yields the protein MTVRPPLTPGTLSPMRQVPAHIPRPEYVGKKRPQEWRGSHVQTPETIEKMRIASRLAAQATQLAGEHCKPGVTTDEIDRVVHEFLCDHDAYPSTLGYKGFPKSCCTSLNEVICHGIPDSTVLKDGDIINVDVTAYINGVHGDTDATFCVGEVSEEARLLVERTHEAMMRGIRAVAPGRQINVVGRVIESYAKRFGYGVVRDFTGHGIGESFHSGLYVPHYDSPRPTDIMEPGMTFTIEPMITLGTYQYDMWDDGWTVVTKDRKWTAQFEHTIVVTDDGHEILTLP from the coding sequence ATGACCGTCCGTCCGCCGCTGACCCCAGGCACGCTCTCCCCGATGCGACAGGTGCCCGCGCACATTCCCCGACCGGAGTACGTGGGCAAGAAGCGCCCCCAGGAGTGGCGTGGCTCGCACGTGCAGACGCCGGAGACCATCGAGAAGATGCGGATCGCCAGCCGGCTGGCCGCCCAGGCGACCCAGCTCGCCGGCGAGCACTGCAAGCCGGGCGTGACCACCGACGAAATCGACCGCGTGGTGCACGAGTTCCTCTGCGACCATGACGCGTACCCGTCGACGCTCGGCTACAAGGGCTTCCCCAAGTCCTGCTGCACCAGCCTCAACGAGGTCATCTGCCACGGCATCCCGGACTCCACAGTCCTCAAGGACGGCGACATCATCAACGTCGACGTGACCGCGTACATCAACGGGGTGCACGGCGACACCGACGCCACCTTCTGCGTCGGCGAGGTCAGCGAGGAGGCCCGGCTGCTGGTCGAGCGGACCCACGAGGCGATGATGCGCGGCATCCGCGCGGTCGCCCCGGGCCGGCAGATCAACGTGGTGGGCCGGGTCATCGAGTCGTACGCCAAGCGGTTCGGCTACGGCGTGGTCCGGGACTTCACCGGCCACGGCATCGGCGAGTCCTTCCACAGCGGGCTCTACGTGCCGCACTACGACAGCCCGCGGCCGACCGACATCATGGAGCCCGGGATGACATTCACCATCGAGCCGATGATCACGCTGGGCACCTACCAGTACGACATGTGGGACGACGGGTGGACCGTGGTCACCAAGGACCGGAAGTGGACGGCGCAGTTCGAGCACACCATCGTGGTGACCGACGACGGCCACGAGATCCTGACCCTGCCGTGA